The sequence TTCTTGAAGTGAGCTTGCTTGTGTGCTAGCACCTTGTGTAAGCTCTTTCATAGCTGAAGCTAGGGTTGTAGCTTTTTCTTCAAGCATCTTGGCATCATTTAAATTTGAGTTTAGCATAGTGCAAATTACCTCGCCCATATTAGATACTCCAAGTATCATAGCCTTTAGATCAGCCTCTAGCTCTTCGTTTATCTCAACCTTTGCAGTAAAGTCATTTTTAGTATATGAGCTAAGAACATTTGTTATGCCCTTTAAATTTGCTGAGATAGATGTAAAGAATTTATTTAGTAGCTCTTTTAGCTCATTTAGCGATGGGTTGTTTGGAGTTGAGCCTATCTTTGCTCCAAGGCTTCCTTTAATCATTAAATTTGCTACCTTATTTAGCTCATCTATCATAGTGCTATCTTTTTTGATGCCAGCTACGACTTTGTCGATGTTTTCATTTATAGCTTTACTCATCTCACCAAATTCATCATTTGATCTTACCTCTAGCTTGCTTGGTGCTTTTGCTTCGTAAGTTACAAATTTAAATAGATCATCAAGCTTAGATTGGATAGTTTTTATAGGGTTAAGAGACTTTTTAAGTAAGAAATAGACAAATGCTGAGAGGATAACGATAAATAGCACTGCTAGGATTAGTTGGATCTTTAGGAGGGGTAAAGTATTTGTGGTAAATACATCTTTTTGCATGGCAGATATAGCCAGCCAGCCACGATCGTTTAGTTCTATAAAGTCAGCATATAAGTCTTCACCTTTTAAATTTTTATATAGTATAAGACCATTCTCGTCAAAATCCTTTGCTTTGTATCGCTCGATTAACTTTTTGGTTAGTTCAGGGGCTGTATTTATTATATTTTTATCAGGGTGGATGATGATCTTACCATCTTTATCTGCAACAAAAGCATAGCTGTAATCAGTTTTGCTGATACTCATGATCTCTTTGCTTAGCTCTTCGATACTAACATTTGTAGCTGCAACGCCGGCATCTTTTATAGGAGCAACGAAGCTTATTACCATTTGTTTTAAAGAAGAAGATATATACGGATCAGTAAAGGTAATGCCATTTTTTTCTTTAGCTAGTTTATACCAGTCTCTAGCCCTTGGATCATAGCCATCTTTTGGGGTTTCGTTTTTGCCATTTGAGCGGTACATCGCACCGTCATTATAGCCAGCATAAACAAGTCCAACTTCTTTATTTGACATCGATTTGCCTTGAGCTAAGATGGCGTCGATACCGTTGCGGTTTTCATCTAGCTTAGACAAGATAGAGGACATACTATCCACGATATGAAGATTATTGTTAAAAAATATATCCATTGCATTTTTAACATCTTTTAGAATTTGGCGCTGAGCTTGTGTGACTAGCTCGGTTGTCTTGTTCTGAGCGGTGTAGTAACTAGCGGCCGACATAGCCACAAACGAGATACATAGAGCAACTATTAGCATTAGTGCTATTTTATTGGTGATTGACTTCACACGGATTCCTTTACATATGATTTTATGTTGTCTATATCGGCTAGTTTAAAAAGAGCTATATAGCTTTTGAGATATTTTTAGCGGAAAAAATGTAATTTTTTGTCTAAATTTAAGGTCTATTTTTTATCAAATTTAAAAGATTTTCTCTGATATTTTCACTAGTTAAATTTGAAATTTCACTGTAAAAATTTCCCTCTTTATCTAGCAGATAGATAGCGGAGCTGTGAGCGACAGAGTAGCCCATAGCAGAGTTTTTAAGATGCACTTTTTGGTATTTTACGCCGTAGTTTTTAGCGACTTTTGGCAGATCATTCATCTTTAGTCCATCTGCATCTTTGTAGAAATTTTTTGCCATTAGGGTTAAATTTTCAGGCGTGTCACGCTCAGGATCAAGGGTGATGAAAAGTAGCTCAAAGTCGTCTCTTTTTAGCTTATTTAGCTCATCGCCCACAAGAGAGAGCGTAGTAGGGCAGACATCGGGGCAGTAAAGATAACCAAAATATATCGCTTTATATTTGCCGTTATAGTTTTTAAGGCTCACTTCGCCATGCTCTGAAAGCGCCTTAAAATCATACTTGTTTGGCTTTATAAAAAGCATCGCAAGACCAGCACATATTAAGATTATTATTAAGCCCCAAAGTGTCTTTTTCATCATTTGCCCTTACATTTTTAGATCGAGATCGACAAAAAATCCAGTATCTTTTTCGCCATCAAGCAGCTTAAATCTATATCTCATAAGATCGACCACGCAAGCACTTAGCACGACTTGGGCTATTAGGCTATCGCCCCTTTGATCAAGCCTTGCCTTTATAGAACCCATGTTCATATTTATGCCATCGATTACAAGATTTGGATCTTTTAGCCCTAAATTTTTGCCATTAATGATCTTAAAGCTAAACGGTCTCATAGCAAAGATCGGTCTTGGCGAGATGTCTATCTTTAGCTTAACACCATTAAATTTCACCTCGCAAGCATCTTTGTTTAGATCGCATTTTAGAGGATCAAGCGATGTATTTACATCGGCAAATTCAGGCGGATCCTCTTTACTGACCATAAATTTATGACCCATCCAAAAAGCGCCTGCTACGATAAAGATGAGCGAAAAAATGATTAGAATTTTTTTCATTATTTAAAGTTTTTAGTTACTCCGATATTATCAAGCTTGATGCTCTCGCCGTTGCTAAATTTTAGCTCAAGATCAACCTTGTCGCCATCTTTTATGGGCTTATTTAGATCCATAAGCATGATGTGAAGACCGCCAGGTGCTAGCTTTGTCTCGCCATTTTTTGGGATAACAGCGTCCTCAACCTGAACCATAGCCATCATGCCATTTTCCATCTTGTGAGTGTGAATTTCAGTGCTTTTGCAAACACTTGAATGAACGCCAACTAGCTTTACATCGGCATTTGAAGCATTTTTGATATCCATGAAAATAGCGCTGTTGTTTGTGCCAGGCTTTGTGTCTCTTGCTCTGACATGATCTAAGCTGATGTCAGCTGCCATTAGTGTAGAAGCCGCAAGTAATGCACCAAAAACAAGTTTTTTCATATTTTTCCTTTATGGTAAATTAATAATGGTTTTCAGATTATACATATAAAGAAACTAAAATTCCCTTTAAAATTTAAAAATTGAAATTTTTTAGGTTATAATTACGCACTAAATTTTACTTTTTGGGACACTTCATTTGAAAAAGATACTACTTTTCTTCATCGCGTTAGCGCCTTGTCTTTTTGCCCAAAATTACGAAGAAATTTACTTAAAAAATGGCCCATCTGCCGTCATAGAAGCCATTGAAAAGAACATTTTAAGTAAGGACTACTGGCTAAACAAGCTCAAAGACAAGGACGTTAGATACGGATATTACGACAACGAGATACTTCTAAGCGTGGTTGATAAGACTGATAAAGAGCTTGAAGTCATCTCTTATAAAGACGGCGTTACAAAAAAACTTTTTAGCTCAAGTGTCATCGTTGGCAAAAACGGCGACAAACTGCTTGAGGGCGACCTAAAAACGCCAGTTGGTGTCTATCAGCTCACACGTAGATTTACGCCAAATGACAGATATCTTGGCCCACTTGCCTTTTCTCTTTCATATCCAAATTTACTTGATAAACTTGCAAAACGTAATGGCAGCGGCATCTGGATACATGGCTATCCACTCGATGGTCAAAGGACAGATGAGCTAAAGACAAAAGGCTGCGTGGCTATGCAAAATGACATCTTGATGAAATTTGACGAAGTTATAGACCACAAAAGAACGCTCGCATTTATCTACGAGGACAAGCGCCCAGAAGCAAGCGCGAACGACATAGCAGTGATCATCTCTGGAATTCTTAACTGGAAAAAGACTTGGAGCGAGAGCGACATCAATAGCTATTTGAAATTTTATGATAAAGACTTTGAGCGATATGACGGCATGAGTTTAGAAAATTTTAAAAATATGAAACGAGCGATCTTTTCTAAAAAAGAGAAAAAACATATCGCTTTTTCAAATTTTCTCATCACACCTTATCCAAACCTTAAAAACGACAAGCTCTTTCGTGTGAGTTTTTATGAGGATTACGCTGCTGATACGCATAAATTTGCAGGTCAAAAGACCCTTTATGTCAAGCTTTATGGCGATGAGATGAAAATTTTTATAGAGGAGTAGAAGTGGAAAAATCTCAAGAAGTAAAAGAGAAGATAGAGAAAATTTTAGAGGCGAGGTCTGCCTTTTTTGCTGAGCTAGACCGCCAAGTACCAAAGAAAAATGGCACTGACGTCTTTGACTTTAGCAAGGTCAAAGAGGCTGATCTAAAAGAAATTTACGCTAAATTTTACGCATTTGACTACAACGTAAGAAAGCTCTTGCCTGACGTTTATAAAGCTTATGATGTGAATTTCAATGTCTGAGATACGCTTAAACAAAGCAGCTTACATCCACAATCTAACTAAAATTTGTGACAAAGCTGGCGGAAAAGAAAAAGTGATCGTCGTGCTAAAAGATAACGCTTATGGGCACGGCGCAAGGCTAATAGCTAGCGAGGCTAAGAAATTTGGCATAAAAAACTGCGCTGTAAAGAGCGAATTTGAAGCCAATGAGATTGCTGATATCTTTGAAAATATCTTGATCCTCTCACACATCTCAACAGGCGATGAGAGCGCTAAATTTACCTACGCCATAAACGACATAGACGCACTTTTAAAGATAAAAGAAAATACAAAAATCAACCTCGCCATCGACACTGGCATGCATAGAAATGGGCTTGATATAAGCGAGCTTGATTATGCATTTGAAATTTTAGCTAGAAGAAATTTAGAGCTTCTTGGCGCTTATACGCACTTTCGCGCAAGCGATGAGCTAAATGCTGATTATTTCGTGCAAAGAGAAAACTTTAACGCCGCAAAAGCGAAAATTTTAGCTCTTTGCGATGAGTTTGGTATAAAAAAACCGATCTTTCACTCTCATAACTCAGCCGCCCTTGAAAGAGCTAGCGCGGTTGAAGATGAGATGGTGCGTGTGGGTATCGCTCAGTATGGATATGCCCAATTTAATGGCTCTTTAAATTTAAAGCCAGTGCTTTCACTTTGGGCAAAGCGCGTTAGTAGGCGGGTTTTAAAAAGTGGTCAAAGCGTGGGATATGGGGCTAAATTTATAGCAAAAGATGATATAAACGTCGCTACTTACGACCTTGGATATGGCGACGGACTGCTAAGATACAATGGGCTAGGCGAGCTAAGACTTGCAAACGGCGAGATGGTACTTGGTAAAATTTCGATGGATAGTTTTAGCTGCAAAGATAGTGGCGAGTGGGTCTGTGTCTTTGAGGACGCAAATGTCTGGGCTAACTTTTTTGGCACGATAAACTACGACATCTTAGTCAAACTCTCGCCAAATATCACTAGAAAATTTATATAAAGGTAATATGTGAAAAAGATCGTTTTATTAGCTCTTGCAAGCCTTGCTTTTGGTGTGCAAGAGAGTGAGTTTAAAGTCTATGAGCAGATACTAAATCAGCTTGATACAAAGCAGATCCCAGCCTTTGTTGTCCAAACTGCAAAGCCAAATTTGCCAAGCAGGGTCGATGAGATGATCACGCTAAAAGATGTAAGCAGCGACGGGCTAAACATACATGGCGAGTTTGTCTTAAACGAGACCAAGACAAAGAAGCTAAAAGGCTACAACAAGGCTCAAATTTCGGCTTTAAAAGATGAATTTTATCAAAACGGAAAAGAGGCACTTTGCAACTCAGGCATGGCAAGAGCTGCGCTAAATCGTGGCATCACGCTAAGTGGTAGCTACGGCTTTGAGGGCAGACATCTTTTTGATTTGAAGCTGGATAAAAGTAGTTGCGAGTAGCCATTTTTGCGCTGTTTTTTTGCTCGCTAGCTTTGGCTCTGACGCCAGATATGGCAGCGAAAAATCACGCAACATACTACAAAAAAAAGCTCCCATTTATCTGCACACCGACGCTAACGCTTAATGATATCTTAAACGTCGGCGACACACTCATCTACAGATACGCCGTCAAACACGCAAGAAAACAAGAGATCAAAAGGCTTGAAGAAAAAGAGCTTTTGGAATTTATCGAGGCTATAAAAAAAGAGAATTTAAGAACCGCCTGCAAGGATAAAGAAATTTTAAATATGCTAAGTATCGGCGTTAGCTTGGATGAAATTTTTTACTCAGAAAACGGCGAACTAATCTTTGAATACACCATAAAAGATGAAGATTGCAAGAGACTGCAGTGAAATTTGGGGTTAAATTTCAGTTTTTGGGTTGTAAATTTGGTGGAATTTTATTGGACAAAACGCATGCAGTGCGAAGCACAATTGCATGCACTTTGAACGTGCGAGGGGATTGAGGGATCTAAAGGGAGATAAGGGGACGGCTTTGCTTCGCAGGCTCGCAACTGCAAGCAGACCGTAATTCAAGTCCCCTTGTCTCCCTTTTGAATAAAAGAGTTTTTAAATTTAAGGTCTGTATTTTTAAAAATAGAAATTTATTATTTTTCAAATTTTAAAATCTCACTCACTCGCAAGAATTGACTACTGATTTTAGGTTTCGCAAAGCTCTCCACTAAAATCAGAGCTGAAATTACTCGTTCATGAAATTTTAAAATTTGCCTGACGATCACTTGATTTAACAAAGCAAATTTACAAATTTTAAAATCTTACTCACTCGCCTTAGCAGACTACTAAATTTAGGCTACACTTCATTTAGCACTAAATTTAGAGCCGTGATATGCTCGCTCATAAATTTTAAAATTTACTAGAGTTTTTAAACACATGCAGTGCGTCAGCACTGTTGCATGCCCCTCTAACGTGCGAGGGTTTTTACTCGGGCTTCGCCTCGTAACTGCAAGCAGACGTGGGATCTAAAGGGAGATAAAGGGACGGCTTTGCTTCGCTAGCTCGCAACTGCAAGCAGACCGTAATTCAAGTCCCCTTGTCTCCCTTTTGAATAAAAGAAATCTATAAATTTAATCAAGCTATCTTTTCAAATTTTAAACTTTCACTCACTCGCAAGAATTGACACTAAAATTTGGCTTCACTTGCCACTAAAATTAGAGCCAAAATTACTCGTTCATGAAATTTTAAAATTTGTCTATCTTTATTTAAAATTTAAAGCAAAAACAAAAAATTTTGTCCAAATCTACTAAGGGCTAAATCTACATACCTCTTTTTATCTCTTGCTCTAGTCTTTGAAGCTCAGCGATCCTGTCGCTAGTGCTAGGATGCGTTCTAAAAAGCACACCAAGCTTGCTAGTTAGCGAGCCAAATGGATTTACGATAAACATATGCGCGCTTTGCTCGCTTGCGTTTTGCATGACGTAAGAATTTGAGTAGTTTTCAAGCTTTCTTAGCGCGCTAGCTAGCCACTCTGGGTGTCCTGTGAGATAGGCTGCGCCTTTGTCCGCCTTATACTCGCGCTCCCTTGAGATCGCCATTTGGATGATAGTAGCAGCTAGAGGCATCACAACGGCGATGATTAGTATAATTACTGGGTTGGCGTTTCTTTGTGAGTTTTGATTTTGACCAGTCACGGTGCCTATCTTGGCAAAATTTGCAACCATCGCGATAGCTCCAGCTAGTATGGCAGCGACTGAGCCAGTTAGGATGTCGTAGTGCCTTACGTGACTTAGCTCGTGAGCTAGCACGCCCTCGATCTCGTTTTCATTTAAAATTTTTAAAAGCCCCTCTGTTACTGCAACGGCTGCATGGCTTGGGTTGCGGCCTGTGGCAAAGGCGTTTGGCACCTCTTCTGGGATGATGTAAATTTTTGGCATCGGTAAATTCGCCTTTTGTGTGAGGCGAGAGACGATCTCGTAAAGACCGTGAGCGTTGCTCTCATCGACTGGGATGGCGTTATATCTTTTTAGCACGAGCTTGTCGCTGAAAAAGTAAGAAAATAGGTTCATGCCAGCTGCCATCAAAAAGGCGATCATCATGCCTTGCTCGCCGCCCACGTAGCCGCCAACAGCGATAAAAACTAGCATTAAAGCAACCATTAAAAAAGCGGTTTTGAAAATTTCCATTTTTGTCCTTATTTTATAGCATTTGGCAGGATCGCCGCGTCGATCTCAAATTTCGCAAGCTCGAAAAGGCTTGCTTCACTTTCTATCAAAACAGCGATAAGTGCGTCAAATAGGTAGTTTTGCGCAACTTTTGCCAGATCTTTTGCTAGCGTAATATCGGCAATAATAAATTTTGCTCCAGCGGCGTTTGCGATGATAGCTTCGTTGATGTCATTTGCGATGATGCTAAAGTTTGCTCCAGCTTCTAGCGCTCTTTTTATGAAATTTCTATCAAATTTAAAGAGATTTTGCCTATCGCTTGAAATTTCATCTTCGCTTTTGCAAAGAAACAGCGGCTCAAATTTGATCAGCTCATCACCCAAAATTTTCATCTCTCACCCTTTATGCACTCTTTACAGATGTATTTTCCGTCCCTTAGCACCATTTGGTCGATGTCGCTAAAGACACCGCATTTGCTGCACTCCTCGAAGTTGCTGGTGCTTATCTTGTCACTTTTTTTTCTATTTTTAAAAAATATGATGTAAATCGCAACCAAAATCGCTACAAAAAGCAAGTATTTCAACGTATCTCCCCTCGGTTTTTGAGATTAAAATATATGTAGTTTCTATTTTTTTCATTATAAATTTGCGCGTCGATGCCTGAAATTTCATCCATGACGCTTGAGCCCTTGTAGATGAGAAATTTGGTGTTTTCATCATAAAATCCCTCGCAAATTTTTATAAGCTCTTTTGTCTTGCTAAGCGCCCTTGAGGTGATGAGATCAGCCGTAAATTTATCTGCAAGCTCGATCTTTTGGCTATGAACTTCTAAATTTTGCAAACCAAGCTCGATCTTAGCGTAGCTTAGAAATGATGACTTTTTGGCTATCGGCTCAAAAAGGTGCCACTTCGTTTGAGGCATCGCAAGGGCTAAAAATATCGCTGGAAAGCCAGCTCCACTGCCCACATCGATCGCAGTTTTGGCACTTAGGTCAAAAATCTCAAGCGGCTTTATGCTATCAAGCACCTGCTCGCTTATATCTTTATAATTGCTTAAGCTATGAACCTTGTTAAATTTAGCAAAAATTTGAGCGTAAGCCTTTACTTTTTCGTCAAATTCTGCTGGCAAGCAAAGCTCATTTTTCATCACAAGATGTGCCCCATTTGCTCTTTTTTGACCTTTAAGTAGCCTTCGTTAAATTTATTTGGTTTGATGACGATAGGCACGCGTTTTACGATCTTTACTGAGCTTAGTCCGTGAAGTTTTAAAGGATTATTTGTGAGTAAATTTACCTCTTTTATGCCGTAGTGATTTAGGATAAAATCAACCACTTCGTAAGTCCTCTCATCGGCCTTAAAACCTAGCTGATGATTGGCTTCTATCGTGTCAAAGCCCTTGTCTTGGAGGCTATAAGCGTTTATCTTGTTTAAAAGCCCGATATTTCTGCCCTCTTGACGCAGGTAGATGACCATGCCACCATTTTCTTCGATATATTTTAGGCTCGCTTCAAGTTGGTCGCGGCAGTCGCACTTTAGGCTCCCTATCGCATCGCCAGTTAAGCATTCGGAGTGAATTCTAAGATTTACAACTTCGCTTAGAGGCTCTTTGTAGATCACGAGGTGCTCTTTTGTCCCTTCTTTGAAGGCTTGAACCTTATAAGTGCCAAATCTTGAGGGTAGATTTGCGGCGTTTGAAATTTCTATTTTCATTTTAAATTTACTCCAACTGTGCTAAACTAGCTAAAAATCACGCATTTTAACAAAGAAAAGGCAAAAATATGTTTAAACGTTTTAGAAGATTAAGAATAAATCCAGCTTTAAGAGACATGGTAAGAGAGACTAGCCTTAGCGTAAATGACTTCATCTATCCGCTCTTTGTGGTCGAGGGCAAAGGCGTTAAAAACGAGATCGCTTCGATGCCAGGCGTCTATCAAATGAGTATCGATGAAATTTTAAAAGAGTGCGAAGAGATAGTAAATTTAGGCATAAAATCGATCATTTTATTTGGCATACCAAGCCTAAAAGATAGCGTTGGCAGCGACGCACTAAGTAGCGACGGCATCATCGCAACCGCACTTAGAGCCATAAAGGATAAATTTCCAAATTTAGTAGTCGTCACCGACCTTTGCTTTTGCGAATATACAGACCACGGCCACTGCGGCATAATCGACCACGTACATAACACTATCGACAACGACGCCACACTTGAAATTTCAGCCAAACAAGCTTTGATACACGCTAAAAATGGTGCCGACATGATCGCACCAAGCGGCATGATGGATGGCATCATCGCAACGCTAAGAGAGACACTTGATAACAATGGCTTTGAAAATTTACCAGTGATGGCGTACTCGACTAAATTTGCCTCAGCTTACTACGGACCATTTCGTGACGTGGCGCAAAGCGCTCCAAGCTTTGGCGATAGAAAGAGCTACCAAATGGACAGCGCAAACCGCTTGGAGGCGATCAACGAGAGCTTGCAAGACGAGGCGCAAGGCGCTGATATCTTGATGGTAAAGCCAGCGCTTGCTTATCTTGACATCGTTAGAGAGCTAAGAAATTTGACACTTCTGCCACTTTGCGTCTATAACGTAAGCGGCGAGTACGCACTGCTAAAAGCTGGCGCAAAAGCTGGCATCATCGACTATGAGCGCGTCATGATGGAGACATTAATCGGCTTTAAAAGAGCAGGGGCAAATTTGATCATCACCTATCACGCAAAAGAAGCGGCTAAAATTTTAAGGGGCTAAAATGAGGCACTTTTTGACGCTAAATGACTTTAGCAAAGATGAAATCGAGCAGATGATAAATTTAGCCCGCAAGATCAAAAAAGAGGCGAAGGCTAGAGAATTTAAGCCATATCTTAAAGACCAAAAGCTTGCGATGGTATTTGAAAAAAGCTCAACCAGAACTAGAGTGAGCTTTGATGTAGGCATGCACGAGCTTGGCGGATATGCGCTATTTTTAAGTAAAAACGATATACAAATAGGCCGTGGCGAGCCAATCCGTGACACCGCTAGAGTGATAAGCAGGATGTGCGACATGGCTATGCTAAGGGTCGATAAGCACGAGACGCTAGAAGAATTTGCTAAATTTTCAAGCGTGCCAGTGATAAACGGCCTAAGCGATAAATTTCACCCAGTTCAGCTCATGGCA is a genomic window of Campylobacter concisus containing:
- a CDS encoding methyl-accepting chemotaxis protein, whose amino-acid sequence is MKSITNKIALMLIVALCISFVAMSAASYYTAQNKTTELVTQAQRQILKDVKNAMDIFFNNNLHIVDSMSSILSKLDENRNGIDAILAQGKSMSNKEVGLVYAGYNDGAMYRSNGKNETPKDGYDPRARDWYKLAKEKNGITFTDPYISSSLKQMVISFVAPIKDAGVAATNVSIEELSKEIMSISKTDYSYAFVADKDGKIIIHPDKNIINTAPELTKKLIERYKAKDFDENGLILYKNLKGEDLYADFIELNDRGWLAISAMQKDVFTTNTLPLLKIQLILAVLFIVILSAFVYFLLKKSLNPIKTIQSKLDDLFKFVTYEAKAPSKLEVRSNDEFGEMSKAINENIDKVVAGIKKDSTMIDELNKVANLMIKGSLGAKIGSTPNNPSLNELKELLNKFFTSISANLKGITNVLSSYTKNDFTAKVEINEELEADLKAMILGVSNMGEVICTMLNSNLNDAKMLEEKATTLASAMKELTQGASTQASSLQESAAAVEQMSSSMNAISQKTADVIRQSDEIKNIITIIRDIADQTNLLALNAAIEAARAGEHGRGFAVVADEVRKLAERTQKSLGEIEANTNVLAQSINEMSESIKEQSEGINMINQSVAQIDHLTKENVVIANRANEVTSDVDNMAKTIVSEVRKNKF
- a CDS encoding SCO family protein; its protein translation is MKKTLWGLIIILICAGLAMLFIKPNKYDFKALSEHGEVSLKNYNGKYKAIYFGYLYCPDVCPTTLSLVGDELNKLKRDDFELLFITLDPERDTPENLTLMAKNFYKDADGLKMNDLPKVAKNYGVKYQKVHLKNSAMGYSVAHSSAIYLLDKEGNFYSEISNLTSENIRENLLNLIKNRP
- a CDS encoding copper chaperone PCu(A)C yields the protein MKKLVFGALLAASTLMAADISLDHVRARDTKPGTNNSAIFMDIKNASNADVKLVGVHSSVCKSTEIHTHKMENGMMAMVQVEDAVIPKNGETKLAPGGLHIMLMDLNKPIKDGDKVDLELKFSNGESIKLDNIGVTKNFK
- a CDS encoding L,D-transpeptidase family protein, with product MKKILLFFIALAPCLFAQNYEEIYLKNGPSAVIEAIEKNILSKDYWLNKLKDKDVRYGYYDNEILLSVVDKTDKELEVISYKDGVTKKLFSSSVIVGKNGDKLLEGDLKTPVGVYQLTRRFTPNDRYLGPLAFSLSYPNLLDKLAKRNGSGIWIHGYPLDGQRTDELKTKGCVAMQNDILMKFDEVIDHKRTLAFIYEDKRPEASANDIAVIISGILNWKKTWSESDINSYLKFYDKDFERYDGMSLENFKNMKRAIFSKKEKKHIAFSNFLITPYPNLKNDKLFRVSFYEDYAADTHKFAGQKTLYVKLYGDEMKIFIEE
- the cmeU gene encoding CmeU family protein, coding for MEKSQEVKEKIEKILEARSAFFAELDRQVPKKNGTDVFDFSKVKEADLKEIYAKFYAFDYNVRKLLPDVYKAYDVNFNV
- a CDS encoding alanine racemase yields the protein MSEIRLNKAAYIHNLTKICDKAGGKEKVIVVLKDNAYGHGARLIASEAKKFGIKNCAVKSEFEANEIADIFENILILSHISTGDESAKFTYAINDIDALLKIKENTKINLAIDTGMHRNGLDISELDYAFEILARRNLELLGAYTHFRASDELNADYFVQRENFNAAKAKILALCDEFGIKKPIFHSHNSAALERASAVEDEMVRVGIAQYGYAQFNGSLNLKPVLSLWAKRVSRRVLKSGQSVGYGAKFIAKDDINVATYDLGYGDGLLRYNGLGELRLANGEMVLGKISMDSFSCKDSGEWVCVFEDANVWANFFGTINYDILVKLSPNITRKFI
- the htpX gene encoding zinc metalloprotease HtpX, with product MEIFKTAFLMVALMLVFIAVGGYVGGEQGMMIAFLMAAGMNLFSYFFSDKLVLKRYNAIPVDESNAHGLYEIVSRLTQKANLPMPKIYIIPEEVPNAFATGRNPSHAAVAVTEGLLKILNENEIEGVLAHELSHVRHYDILTGSVAAILAGAIAMVANFAKIGTVTGQNQNSQRNANPVIILIIAVVMPLAATIIQMAISREREYKADKGAAYLTGHPEWLASALRKLENYSNSYVMQNASEQSAHMFIVNPFGSLTSKLGVLFRTHPSTSDRIAELQRLEQEIKRGM
- the rsmG gene encoding 16S rRNA (guanine(527)-N(7))-methyltransferase RsmG, which codes for MKNELCLPAEFDEKVKAYAQIFAKFNKVHSLSNYKDISEQVLDSIKPLEIFDLSAKTAIDVGSGAGFPAIFLALAMPQTKWHLFEPIAKKSSFLSYAKIELGLQNLEVHSQKIELADKFTADLITSRALSKTKELIKICEGFYDENTKFLIYKGSSVMDEISGIDAQIYNEKNRNYIYFNLKNRGEIR
- the ribA gene encoding GTP cyclohydrolase II, giving the protein MKIEISNAANLPSRFGTYKVQAFKEGTKEHLVIYKEPLSEVVNLRIHSECLTGDAIGSLKCDCRDQLEASLKYIEENGGMVIYLRQEGRNIGLLNKINAYSLQDKGFDTIEANHQLGFKADERTYEVVDFILNHYGIKEVNLLTNNPLKLHGLSSVKIVKRVPIVIKPNKFNEGYLKVKKEQMGHIL
- the hemB gene encoding porphobilinogen synthase, encoding MFKRFRRLRINPALRDMVRETSLSVNDFIYPLFVVEGKGVKNEIASMPGVYQMSIDEILKECEEIVNLGIKSIILFGIPSLKDSVGSDALSSDGIIATALRAIKDKFPNLVVVTDLCFCEYTDHGHCGIIDHVHNTIDNDATLEISAKQALIHAKNGADMIAPSGMMDGIIATLRETLDNNGFENLPVMAYSTKFASAYYGPFRDVAQSAPSFGDRKSYQMDSANRLEAINESLQDEAQGADILMVKPALAYLDIVRELRNLTLLPLCVYNVSGEYALLKAGAKAGIIDYERVMMETLIGFKRAGANLIITYHAKEAAKILRG